GGCGGGCGGCAATTGCGAAAATCACCGGGGGACCAACAAAATTCGAGGGATGGGGAGTTGGCATGATCCGCCACAGTCCACCAAACTTCGGGGTCCGTCCCCCGCGGGGACAGACCCCAGGCTCAGTTCTGCGGCCGTACATACCGCTGCGATCCCGGCGGCGGTTCGTTCAGCACGGCCCAGAAGATGCCCAGGTCGGAAATGGCCCGGACGAATTCCTTGAAGTCGACGGGTTTGACGACGTAGGCGTTGACGTTCAGCTCGTAGCTGCGGATCAGGTCCTGTTCCTCGCGCGAGGAGGTCAGCATGACGACCGGCAGGCCGCGCGTGTCCGGCATCGTGCGCACTTCGCGCAGCACTTCGATGCCGTCCAC
This is a stretch of genomic DNA from Pseudoduganella chitinolytica. It encodes these proteins:
- a CDS encoding response regulator — translated: MLKPILLVEDNPHDLELTLIALEKSQLANEVIVVRDGAEALDYLYCRGEYASRQKGNPAVVLLDLKLPKVDGIEVLREVRTMPDTRGLPVVMLTSSREEQDLIRSYELNVNAYVVKPVDFKEFVRAISDLGIFWAVLNEPPPGSQRYVRPQN